A window from Theobroma cacao cultivar B97-61/B2 chromosome 3, Criollo_cocoa_genome_V2, whole genome shotgun sequence encodes these proteins:
- the LOC108661154 gene encoding uncharacterized protein LOC108661154 — protein sequence MLELKASIQSLTLAMQMFEDCIVGRILDDLKSRHDELGVHIHHDVIGADGENVTHVDDVLNDDVAKDVNLQLVDAEGDHVPQADAVVDASARGEGDLHSVETEGDHVPQDDAVVEVATRGDGNLASIQAEGNYVPHSTLEGSASRLSSPELSDVHHHEAFILNPTELTRGQNGQQIHGKLVRDPLVSHWDLKNSMVEAYKAFKNNDCASITLRS from the exons atgttgGAGCTGAAGGCTTCAATTCAGTCATTGACTCTCGCAATGCAGATGTTTGAGGACTGTATTGTTGGTCGCATTCTAGACGACTTGAAATCACGA CATGATGAACTTGGTGTTCACATTCACCATGACGTTATTGGTGCTGATGGAGAGAATGTAACTCATGTCGATGATGTTCtcaatgatgatgtggcaAAGGATGTGAACCTTCAATTAGTTGATGCTGAAGGAGACCATGTTCCTCAAGCCGATGCAGTTGTCGATGCATCTGCGAGAGGGGAGGGGGACCTTCACTCAGTTGAGACTGAAGGAGACCATGTTCCTCAAGATGATGCAGTAGTCGAGGTAGCTACAAGAGGGGATGGGAACCTTGCATCAATTCAGGCTGAGGGGAACTATGTTCCTCATAGCACTCTTGAAGGCAGCGCATCACGGTTGTCGTCACCTGAGTTATCTGATGTCCATCATCATGAAGCATTCATTTTAAACCCAACTGAACTGACACGGGGTCAAAATGGCCAGCAAATACATGGCAAGCTCGTACGTGACCCATTGGTGAGCCATTGGGATCTGAAGAACTCAATGGTGGAAGCATACAAAGCTTTCAAGAATAACGATTGTGCGAG CATAACGTTAAGATCTTAA